One window of the Ananas comosus cultivar F153 unplaced genomic scaffold, ASM154086v1, whole genome shotgun sequence genome contains the following:
- the LOC109704728 gene encoding 50S ribosomal protein L31, chloroplastic-like isoform X2: protein MALFLKTPFIPTTSTATRSPRKLIPSQQQQWGRWECRKKGGVHPEFYEDARVYCNGELVMTTGGTQREYTVDVWSGNHPFYLGSRSALLADADQVDKFRKRYGQLSSLMEIPVLRHGEIVLPQRKKSSKGKGGAKK, encoded by the exons atGGCTCTCTTCCTGAAAACCCCCTTCATTCCCACCACCTCCACCGCCACCAGGAGTCCCAGGAAGCTCATCCCATCCCAG cagcagcagtggggGCGGTGGGAGTGTCGGAAGAAGGGCGGGGTGCATCCGGAGTTCTACGAGGACGCGCGGGTGTACTGCAACGGGGAGCTGGTGATGACGACGGGCGGGACGCAGCGGGAGTACACGGTGGACGTGTGGTCCGGCAACCACCCCTTCTACCTGGGCAGCCGCTCCGCCCTCCTCGCCGACGCCGACCAGGTCGACAAGTTCCGCAAGCGCTACGGCCAGCTCTCCTCCCTCATGGAGATCCCCGTCCTCCGCCACGGCGAGATCGTCCTCCCCCAGCGCAAGAAGTCCTCCAAGGGCAAGGGCGGCGCCAAGAAGTAA
- the LOC109704728 gene encoding 50S ribosomal protein L31, chloroplastic-like isoform X1 — MALFLKTPFIPTTSTATRSPRKLIPSQQQQQWGRWECRKKGGVHPEFYEDARVYCNGELVMTTGGTQREYTVDVWSGNHPFYLGSRSALLADADQVDKFRKRYGQLSSLMEIPVLRHGEIVLPQRKKSSKGKGGAKK, encoded by the exons atGGCTCTCTTCCTGAAAACCCCCTTCATTCCCACCACCTCCACCGCCACCAGGAGTCCCAGGAAGCTCATCCCATCCCAG cagcagcagcagtggggGCGGTGGGAGTGTCGGAAGAAGGGCGGGGTGCATCCGGAGTTCTACGAGGACGCGCGGGTGTACTGCAACGGGGAGCTGGTGATGACGACGGGCGGGACGCAGCGGGAGTACACGGTGGACGTGTGGTCCGGCAACCACCCCTTCTACCTGGGCAGCCGCTCCGCCCTCCTCGCCGACGCCGACCAGGTCGACAAGTTCCGCAAGCGCTACGGCCAGCTCTCCTCCCTCATGGAGATCCCCGTCCTCCGCCACGGCGAGATCGTCCTCCCCCAGCGCAAGAAGTCCTCCAAGGGCAAGGGCGGCGCCAAGAAGTAA
- the LOC109704727 gene encoding putative pentatricopeptide repeat-containing protein At3g47840, with the protein MRALSPSPAHLQTLRFARPISTGPVPTGPPPFPYEANTRLKRLVESDCLNEARHLFDEMPHRDEVSYTTIISGYVRASDPLGALSLFSRMRSRDPALAPDDPFVLSLAFKACASDPSLLPHAAALHAFALKTLAFRSVFVATALVDAYSKVGSAALALQVFDEMPLKNVVSWTALISTLVRAGRCRDALRCFADMRAAGVQCDSHTYAVALKACADAGMLARGREVHARAAVLGLDATPFVANTLAAMYARCGHLDLGLAVLGRMRSRDVVAWTTIIASYAQTGREGDALAAFARMRERSSGVVAPNEYTYAAVLAACAGLGLTGAGEQVHAHAARRGFAGARSVANALVTLYARAGRLAAADAAFREADAKDVVSWSAIISGYAQDGRAEEAFALLAEMRRCDGAAARPNEFTLASLLSACGGAAALEAGRQLHALAIATGLGGDAMVASSLIDMYVKSGSLGDAKAVFYESRRDDVVSWTAMLGGYAEHGRSEEALELFDKMRHIGLKPDRVAFIGVLAACCHAGKVELGLKYFEAMREEYGLEPTKEHYGCVVDLLGRAGRIQEAEKVIEEMPERERDGVVWTALLRACAARGEEEVGKRAAERVIEAEPWGAGPHVAMANIYAGKGRWGEAAEERKRMREKGVKKGAGWSSVAVGGKERGVGVFVAADRTHPRGEEIYGMLGLVDYGARTAGSMPELNSETDEELAANG; encoded by the coding sequence ATGCGCGCACTCTCACCCTCTCCGGCTCACCTCCAAACGCTCCGGTTCGCCCGGCCCATCTCAACCGGACCGGTCCCAACCGGCCCACCACCTTTCCCCTACGAGGCCAACACCCGGCTCAAACGCTTGGTGGAATCCGACTGCCTGAATGAAGCACGccacctgttcgacgaaatgccccaCAGAGACGAGGTCTCCTACACCACCATCATCTCCGGCTACGTCCGCGCCTCCGACCCCCTCGgcgccctctccctcttctcccgCATGCGCTCCCGCGACCCCGCGCTCGCCCCCGACGACCCCTTCGTCCTCAGCCTCGCCTTCAAGGCCTGCGCCTCCGacccctccctcctcccccaCGCCGCCGCACTCCACGCCTTCGCCCTTAAAACCTTAGCCTTTCGCTCCGTCTTCGTCGCCACCGCGCTTGTAGATGCGTACTCTAAGGTGGGCTCTGCGGCCCTAGCTCTCCAGGTTTTCGACGAAATGCCCCTTAAGAACGTGGTCTCCTGGACCGCCCTTATATCCACCCTCGTCCGCGCCGGGCGGTGCCGCGACGCGCTGCGCTGCTTCGCCGACATGCGCGCGGCGGGCGTGCAGTGCGACTCCCACACGTACGCGGTGGCCCTCAAGGCGTGCGCCGACGCGGGGATGCTCGCGCGCGGCCGCGAGGTCCACGCGCGCGCGGCCGTGCTCGGCCTCGACGCCACCCCGTTCGTCGCCAACACCCTCGCCGCCATGTACGCGCGGTGCGGCCACCTCGACCTCGGCCTCGCCGTGCTGGGCCGCATGCGGTCGCGCGACGTGGTCGCGTGGACGACCATCATCGCGTCCTACGCCCAGACGGGGCGCGAGGGCGACGCCCTCGCGGCGTTCGCCCGCATGCGCGAGCGCTCCTCGGGCGTGGTTGCCCCCAACGAGTACACGTACGCGGCGGTGCTCGCCGCGTGCGCGGGGCTGGGGCTCACGGGCGCGGGGGAGCAGGTGCACGCGCACGCGGCCCGGCGGGGGTTCGCGGGCGCGCGGTCGGTGGCCAACGCCCTCGTCACGCTCTACGCGCGCGCGGggcgcctcgccgccgccgacgccgcgtTCCGCGAGGCGGACGCCAAGGACGTCGTCTCGTGGAGCGCCATCATCTCCGGGTACGCTCAGGATGGCCGCGCCGAGGAGGCCTTCGCCCTGCTCGCCGAGATGCGGCGCTGCGACGGCGCCGCCGCGCGCCCCAACGAGTTCACGCTCGCGAGCCTCCTCAGCGCGTGCGGGGGCGCAGCCGCGCTCGAGGCCGGGCGCCAGCTCCACGCCCTTGCGATTGCAACGGGGCTCGGAGGCGACGCGATGGTCGCGAGCTCGCTCATCGACATGTACGTGAAAAGCGGTAGCTTAGGGGACGCCAAAGCGGTATTCTACGAATCCCGCCGCGACGACGTTGTTTCGTGGACGGCCATGCTTGGCGGGTACGCGGAGCACGGCCGTAGCGAGGAAGCCCTTGAACTGTTCGATAAAATGCGGCATATTGGTTTAAAGCCGGATAGGGTGGCGTTCATCGGAGTGCTCGCCGCGTGTTGCCACGCGGGAAAGGTGGAGCTTGGGTTAAAGTACTTTGAGGCAATGAGGGAGGAATACGGATTGGAGCCTACAAAGGAACACTACGGATGCGTTGTGGACCTACTCGGCCGGGCGGGGCGAATACAAGAGGCGGAGAAGGTGATCGAAGAAATGCCTGAGAGGGAGAGGGACGGAGTGGTGTGGACGGCATTGCTAAGGGCGTGTGCGgcgagaggagaggaggaggtggggaaGAGAGCGGCAGAGAGGGTGATAGAGGCAGAGCCGTGGGGCGCGGGGCCCCACGTGGCAATGGCGAATATCTATGCGGGGAAAGGGCGGtggggcgaggcggcggaggagagaaagaggatgagggagaaggGGGTTAAGAAGGGCGCGGGGTGGTCTTCGGTGGCGGTAGGAGGGAAAGAAAGAGGGGTAGGGGTGTTCGTGGCCGCGGACCGAACGCATCCGAGAGGAGAGGAGATTTATGGGATGCTAGGATTGGTGGACTACGGGGCTCGGACGGCGGGCTCTATGCCGGAATTAAACTCGGAAACTGATGAAGAATTGGCGGCTAACGGCTAG